The following coding sequences lie in one Apium graveolens cultivar Ventura chromosome 3, ASM990537v1, whole genome shotgun sequence genomic window:
- the LOC141715123 gene encoding AT-hook motif nuclear-localized protein 3-like: MASEKGKCTLDLNTPSGEVKRKRGRPLKSQATRNLVLSPGSAGASLSVMGAVSSPPAMSAVSSMPMRVAVASPNHSQHSTCLPQLKILSGAQVGEAVIVYAPSGFYAPDFTAHVIHVDCGEDVIRKIMSLVQNGPRGICVVSAYGTVSSALISHPISSGGSVTYELSRLNAN; the protein is encoded by the exons ATGGCATCTGAGAAGGGAAAGTGTACCCTAGACCTGAACACCCCCAGCGGGGAGGTAAAAAGAAAGAGGGGAAGGCCCCTAAAGTCTCAAGCAACAAGAAATTTGGTGCTGTCTCCTGGGAGTGCTGGTGCTTCCCTGTCAGTGATGGGTGCTGTATCTTCACCCCCAGCGATGAGTGCTGTTTCATCAATGCCCATGAGAGTTGCTGTTGCTTCACCGAACCACAGCCAGCATTCAACTTGTCTCCCTCAGCTGAAAATTCTGTCCGGGGCCCAGGTGGGCGAGGCCGTGATCGTGTACGCCCCCA GTGGGTTTTATGCTCCAGACTTTACGGCTCATGTGATACATGTAGACTGTGGGGAG GATGTTATTAGAAAGATCATGTCTCTGGTTCAAAACGGGCCTAGAGGAATTTGTGTGGTTTCTGCCTACGGAACTGTTTCTAGTGCCCTGATTTCTCATCCCATTTCTTCTGGTGGTTCAGTCACGTATGAG